A DNA window from Siniperca chuatsi isolate FFG_IHB_CAS linkage group LG6, ASM2008510v1, whole genome shotgun sequence contains the following coding sequences:
- the crb1 gene encoding protein crumbs homolog 1 isoform X2, translating to MDLIRYNNFELLACTILISSLFVIDGASPDRLPSTGDQCSPNPCQNRAICRIRGDGYSCFCVPGFQGAHCQIDVNECVSQPCRNGATCVDRVGRFSCLCSPGFTGATCEVQIDECQSQPCLNGGSCHDYAGGFTCTCLPGFQGHRCDINIDECQEQPCQNGALCIDGVNDYSCDCSHTDFTGRSCETPLPPCHSEPCFNSAICKDNQGNYTCECWPGFEGRQCDIDINECGSNPCMHGGLCIERSWQALYGSEPLLPEHYDQQHAAGYICSCPLGTIGSLCQEVINQCDPSPCQNGGRCESHVGGYICHCLRQSHDGFLYGGVNCDVRLVGCEGHECQNQSSCSPFLLDGTHGYTCSCSPGYTGPLCKTPTTFSFERRGYLLLQSPLVDEEVSCNITLSFKTVLPRAALFQRNSRGLLLSLELNEGQLRLTLRKEISAGAEAESPSQVLELPHNVTDGEWHSVEAVLGNWVLSLKLLDDAGSCGSQSCQKVAQVQSTLAGLTSPPQNTFIGGVLQDSNGPIEDSPLPAFIGCMQDVFVDWQLIVPEEWLNDSAVNVSPGCSHRDRCLDMPCQNRGQCVNLWQSYQCRCPRPYEGQDCEEEHVTARFWNEDSQSYAAFTVTDDLGHNLFISLFLRTRRHNGLLLALANSSSQYLHMWLEDGKVTVQLNNFESLKAESAIDDGEVHFVRVEMVKDHMALYVAAQKQADVEVGTVNVQAGDTVYVGGLLESRKTSAFGGYFKGCIQDLRINDRRLQFFGLDNSVRSYPLDIMENVTAGCSGDNTCSRNPCLNGGICYSMWDDFTCTCPLRTAGRRCEEVRWCELSPCPTDSECRMVNQGYECYANATFLNDSTVLSYRGNGRIFRNLTNLSLNLRTRKRNAAILHAEKGSAFITLSVQDGFLFMELQSTSEDSREEEEGEQGVSTVSLSSRTSVSDGEWHSIHLFMAAPWAQTSRWTLVLDEEIEEASTSRSRGGNLDFLRQGVDIFLGGLAPDDGWSLAGCLGTVELGGIALPYLISSDVNLPRLQEEQFIQSSLHLPLLGCSGGPVCKPNPCLNGGDCQDLFNTYNCSCAEGWAGRRCDFFTDTCASSPCVHGNCSVNGLAYKCTCELGYAGVDCDEEVDMCENHLCAHGGTCLHGPDRYACLCPENYTGPLCNERIEEIPWYIVVRKLQPKLPVSVCGDDTRNYTCFNGGNCTDRELSCDCPPGFTGHRCEQEVDECKSNPCLNGGYCRNLINKFVCVCDMSYAGDTCQTDLTSEGLTSDLLLSISLVSVVLLLILIFISVGLVVALNRRATHGTYSPSRQEKEGSRVEMWSITQPPPMERLI from the exons ATGGATTTAATTCGTTATAATAATTTTGAATTACTTGCATGCACAATTCTCATCTCATCACTGTTTGTGATAGATG GTGCATCCCCTGACAGGCTGCCTTCAACAGGGGACCAGTGTTCTCCAAACCCCTGCCAAAACAGGGCGATATGCAGAATCCGCGGGGACGGCTACTCGTGCTTCTGTGTGCCGGGGTTCCAGGGTGCTCACTGTCAGATTgatgtgaatgagtgtgtttcACAGCCCTGCAGGAACGGAGCCACCTGTGTGGACAGAGTGGGCAGGTTCTCCTGTCTGTGTTCTCCTGGTTTCACTG GGGCCACTTGTGAGGTCCAGATTGATGAGTGTCAATCACAGCCATGTCTCAATGGCGGCAGTTGCCATGACTACGCCGGCGGCTTCACTTGCACCTGCCTGCCCGGTTTCCAAGGACACCGATGCGACATCAACATTGACGAGTGCCAAGAGCAGCCATGCCAAAATGGGGCTCTGTGTATAGATGGGGTGAATGA CTACAGCTGTGACTGCTCTCACACAGACTTCACTGGCAGAAGCTGTGAGACACCACTACCACCCTGCCACTCTGAACCCTGCTTCAACAGCGCcatctgtaaggacaaccaggGTAACTACACCTGTGAATGCTGGCCAG GCTTTGAGGGGCGTCAGTGTGATATCGACATCAATGAATGTGGCAGCAACCCCTGCATGCATGGAGGCCTCTGCATTGAGAGGTCGTGGCAGGCCCTGTATGGCAGTGAGCCTCTGCTGCCTGAACACTATGACCAGCAGCATGCTGCAGGCTACATCTGCAGCTGTCCTCTAGGAACAATAG GTTCCCTCTGCCAGGAGGTGATAAACCAGTGTGACCCCAGTCCCTGCCAGAATGGGGGCAGGTGTGAAAGCCATGTTGGAGGCTACATTTGCCACTGCCTCAGACAGAGTCATGATGGCTTCCTCTATGGAGGAGTAAACTGTGATGTGAGGCTAGTGGGTTGTGAGGGACATGAATGCCAGAACCAAAGCTCCTGCTCTCCTTTCCTGTTGGATGGGACTCACGGTTACACCTGTTCCTGCTCACCTGGGTACACTGGACCACTCTGTAAGACCCCCACCACCTTCTCCTTTGAACGCAGAGgctacctgctgctgcagagtcCCCTGGTGGATGAAGAGGTGTCCTGCAACATCACCCTCAGCTTCAAGACTGTTCTGCCCAGAGCGGCGTTGTTCCAGCGGAACAGCAGGGGGCTGCTGCTGAGCCTGGAGCTGAACGAAGGGCAGCTCCGTCTCACATTGAGGAAGGAGATCTCTGCTGGGGCCGAAGCAGAAAGCCCAAGCCAGGTCCTGGAGCTTCCACACAATGTCACAGATGGAGAGTGGCATTCTGTAGAGGCTGTCCTCGGAAACTGGGTGCTCAGTCTGAAACTCTTGGATGACGCTGGGAGCTGCGGGAGCCAGTCATGCCAGAAGGTGGCCCAAGTCCAAAGCACCCTGGCTGGGCTGACGTCACCTCCTCAGAACACTTTCATTGGAGGAGTGCTTCAGGACTCAAACGGCCCCATTGAGGACTCTCCTCTTCCAGCATTCATTGGCTGCATGCAGGATGTGTTCGTCGACTGGCAGCTCATCGTCCCTGAGGAATGGCTGAACGACTCTGCTGTTAATGTGTCCCCTGGCTGCAGCCACAGGGACCGCTGCCTGGACATGCCTTGCCAAAACAGAGGACAGTGTGTCAACCTGTGGCAGAGCTACCAGTGTCGATGTCCAAGGCCTTATGAGGGGCAGGACTGTGAGGAGG AACATGTGACTGCACGCTTTTGGAACGAGGACTCTCAGAGTTATGCAGCATTCACGGTCACCGATGATCTGGGTCACAACCTCTTCATCTCCCTCTTCCTGCGTACACGGAGACACAATGGACTCCTCCTGGCGCTcgccaacagcagcagccagtaCCTGCACATGTGGCTGGAAGACGGCAAGGTCACAGTTCAGCTCAATAACTTTGAGAGTCTGAAGGCGGAGAGTGCGATTGATGACGGGGAAGTCCACTTTGTCCGTGTAGAGATGGTGAAGGACCATATGGCACTGTATGTAGCAGCTCAGAAACAGGCTGACGTGGAAGTTGGGACAGTCAATGTCCAAGCAGGAGATACTGTGTATGTGGGAGGTTTGTTGGAGAGTAGGAAGACATCGGCGTTTGGTGGATATTTTAAAGGCTGTATCCAGGACCTGAGGATCAACGACAGGAGGCTGCAGTTCTTTGGGTTGGACAACTCAGTGAGATCTTATCCTCTGGACATCATGGAAAATGTGACTGCTGGATGCTCTGGGGACAACACCTGCAGT AGGAACCCTTGCCTAAATGGTGGGATTTGCTACTCCATGTGGGATGACTTCACCTGCACCTGCCCTCTCAGGACAGCAGGGCGGCGCTGTGAAGAGGTCAGGTGGTGCGAGCTGTCACCTTGCCCCACAGACTCAGAGTGCAGGATGGTGAACCAGGGATATGAAT GCTACGCCAATGCAACGTTCCTGAATGACAGCACTGTGTTGTCCTACCGGGGAAACGGACGCATATTCCGCAATCTAACTAACCTCTCCTTAAACCTACGCACACGAAAGCGTAATGCAGCTATACTCCACGCAGAGAAGGGCTCAGCATTCATCACACTCTCTGTCCAGGATGGTTTCCTCTTCATGGAGCTTCAGAGCACCTCTgaagacagcagagaggaagaggagggagagcagggTGTGTCTACAGTCAGTCTCAGCAGCAGGACAAGTGTTAGTGACGGTGAGTGGCACAGCATCCACCTGTTCATGGCAGCGCCATGGGCCCAAACCTCCCGCTGGACTCTGGTGTTGGATGAAGAAATAGAAGAAGCCAGCACTTCCAGGAGCCGAGGAGGCAACCTGGACTTCCTCAGGCAGGGGGTGGACATCTTCTTAGGGGGTCTGGCCCCTGATGATGGGTGGTCCCTGGCTGGGTGCCTGGGCACAGTGGAGCTGGGTGGCATTGCCCTGCCTTACCTCATCTCCTCTGATGTGAACCTTCCACGCCTGCAGGAAGAGCAGTTCATCCAGTCATCACTGCATTTACCGCTCCTCGGCTGCAGCGGGGGCCCTGTATGTAAGCCCAACCCCTGCCTGAACGGAGGGGATTGCCAAGACCTCTTCAATACCTACAACTGCAGCTGTGCCGAGGGCTGGGCCGGGAGACGCTGCGACTTCTTTACTGACACCTGCGCTTCCAGTCCCTGTGTTCACGGCAACTGCAGCGTGAACGGGCTGGCCTACAAGTGCACCTGTGAGCTTGGCTATGCAGGGGTGGACTGTGATGAAGAGGTGGATATGTGTGAAAACCACCTGTGTGCCCACGGAGGCACCTGTCTGCACGGGCCGGACAGGTACGCCTGCCTCTGCCCTGAGAACTACACTGGACCCCTCTGCAA TGAACGCATTGAAGAAATTCCGTGGTACATTGTTGTCAGAAAAtt ACAGCCTAAGCTGCCTGTTTCTGTGTGCGGCGATGACACAAGAAACTACACCTGCTTCAATGGAGGCAACTGCACTGACCGAGAGCTATCCTGTGACTGTCCACCTGGCTTCACTGGACACCG GTGTGAGCAGGAGGTGGACGAGTGCAAGTCCAACCCCTGTCTGAACGGAGGCTACTGCCGCAACCTCATCAACAAGTTCGTCTGCGTGTGCGACATGAGCTACGCTGGAGACACATGCCAGACGGAT
- the crb1 gene encoding protein crumbs homolog 1 isoform X1: protein MDLIRYNNFELLACTILISSLFVIDGASPDRLPSTGDQCSPNPCQNRAICRIRGDGYSCFCVPGFQGAHCQIDVNECVSQPCRNGATCVDRVGRFSCLCSPGFTGATCEVQIDECQSQPCLNGGSCHDYAGGFTCTCLPGFQGHRCDINIDECQEQPCQNGALCIDGVNDYSCDCSHTDFTGRSCETPLPPCHSEPCFNSAICKDNQGNYTCECWPGFEGRQCDIDINECGSNPCMHGGLCIERSWQALYGSEPLLPEHYDQQHAAGYICSCPLGTIGSLCQEVINQCDPSPCQNGGRCESHVGGYICHCLRQSHDGFLYGGVNCDVRLVGCEGHECQNQSSCSPFLLDGTHGYTCSCSPGYTGPLCKTPTTFSFERRGYLLLQSPLVDEEVSCNITLSFKTVLPRAALFQRNSRGLLLSLELNEGQLRLTLRKEISAGAEAESPSQVLELPHNVTDGEWHSVEAVLGNWVLSLKLLDDAGSCGSQSCQKVAQVQSTLAGLTSPPQNTFIGGVLQDSNGPIEDSPLPAFIGCMQDVFVDWQLIVPEEWLNDSAVNVSPGCSHRDRCLDMPCQNRGQCVNLWQSYQCRCPRPYEGQDCEEEHVTARFWNEDSQSYAAFTVTDDLGHNLFISLFLRTRRHNGLLLALANSSSQYLHMWLEDGKVTVQLNNFESLKAESAIDDGEVHFVRVEMVKDHMALYVAAQKQADVEVGTVNVQAGDTVYVGGLLESRKTSAFGGYFKGCIQDLRINDRRLQFFGLDNSVRSYPLDIMENVTAGCSGDNTCSRNPCLNGGICYSMWDDFTCTCPLRTAGRRCEEVRWCELSPCPTDSECRMVNQGYECYANATFLNDSTVLSYRGNGRIFRNLTNLSLNLRTRKRNAAILHAEKGSAFITLSVQDGFLFMELQSTSEDSREEEEGEQGVSTVSLSSRTSVSDGEWHSIHLFMAAPWAQTSRWTLVLDEEIEEASTSRSRGGNLDFLRQGVDIFLGGLAPDDGWSLAGCLGTVELGGIALPYLISSDVNLPRLQEEQFIQSSLHLPLLGCSGGPVCKPNPCLNGGDCQDLFNTYNCSCAEGWAGRRCDFFTDTCASSPCVHGNCSVNGLAYKCTCELGYAGVDCDEEVDMCENHLCAHGGTCLHGPDRYACLCPENYTGPLCNERIEEIPWYIVVRKLQPKLPVSVCGDDTRNYTCFNGGNCTDRELSCDCPPGFTGHRCEQEVDECKSNPCLNGGYCRNLINKFVCVCDMSYAGDTCQTDTARAPYSSRVAAVLAPCLIGLAIVVMLGLALALVKLRERRQTEGGFSPRQLEAPGGRNPPAEPGNTSISTLAARVERLV, encoded by the exons ATGGATTTAATTCGTTATAATAATTTTGAATTACTTGCATGCACAATTCTCATCTCATCACTGTTTGTGATAGATG GTGCATCCCCTGACAGGCTGCCTTCAACAGGGGACCAGTGTTCTCCAAACCCCTGCCAAAACAGGGCGATATGCAGAATCCGCGGGGACGGCTACTCGTGCTTCTGTGTGCCGGGGTTCCAGGGTGCTCACTGTCAGATTgatgtgaatgagtgtgtttcACAGCCCTGCAGGAACGGAGCCACCTGTGTGGACAGAGTGGGCAGGTTCTCCTGTCTGTGTTCTCCTGGTTTCACTG GGGCCACTTGTGAGGTCCAGATTGATGAGTGTCAATCACAGCCATGTCTCAATGGCGGCAGTTGCCATGACTACGCCGGCGGCTTCACTTGCACCTGCCTGCCCGGTTTCCAAGGACACCGATGCGACATCAACATTGACGAGTGCCAAGAGCAGCCATGCCAAAATGGGGCTCTGTGTATAGATGGGGTGAATGA CTACAGCTGTGACTGCTCTCACACAGACTTCACTGGCAGAAGCTGTGAGACACCACTACCACCCTGCCACTCTGAACCCTGCTTCAACAGCGCcatctgtaaggacaaccaggGTAACTACACCTGTGAATGCTGGCCAG GCTTTGAGGGGCGTCAGTGTGATATCGACATCAATGAATGTGGCAGCAACCCCTGCATGCATGGAGGCCTCTGCATTGAGAGGTCGTGGCAGGCCCTGTATGGCAGTGAGCCTCTGCTGCCTGAACACTATGACCAGCAGCATGCTGCAGGCTACATCTGCAGCTGTCCTCTAGGAACAATAG GTTCCCTCTGCCAGGAGGTGATAAACCAGTGTGACCCCAGTCCCTGCCAGAATGGGGGCAGGTGTGAAAGCCATGTTGGAGGCTACATTTGCCACTGCCTCAGACAGAGTCATGATGGCTTCCTCTATGGAGGAGTAAACTGTGATGTGAGGCTAGTGGGTTGTGAGGGACATGAATGCCAGAACCAAAGCTCCTGCTCTCCTTTCCTGTTGGATGGGACTCACGGTTACACCTGTTCCTGCTCACCTGGGTACACTGGACCACTCTGTAAGACCCCCACCACCTTCTCCTTTGAACGCAGAGgctacctgctgctgcagagtcCCCTGGTGGATGAAGAGGTGTCCTGCAACATCACCCTCAGCTTCAAGACTGTTCTGCCCAGAGCGGCGTTGTTCCAGCGGAACAGCAGGGGGCTGCTGCTGAGCCTGGAGCTGAACGAAGGGCAGCTCCGTCTCACATTGAGGAAGGAGATCTCTGCTGGGGCCGAAGCAGAAAGCCCAAGCCAGGTCCTGGAGCTTCCACACAATGTCACAGATGGAGAGTGGCATTCTGTAGAGGCTGTCCTCGGAAACTGGGTGCTCAGTCTGAAACTCTTGGATGACGCTGGGAGCTGCGGGAGCCAGTCATGCCAGAAGGTGGCCCAAGTCCAAAGCACCCTGGCTGGGCTGACGTCACCTCCTCAGAACACTTTCATTGGAGGAGTGCTTCAGGACTCAAACGGCCCCATTGAGGACTCTCCTCTTCCAGCATTCATTGGCTGCATGCAGGATGTGTTCGTCGACTGGCAGCTCATCGTCCCTGAGGAATGGCTGAACGACTCTGCTGTTAATGTGTCCCCTGGCTGCAGCCACAGGGACCGCTGCCTGGACATGCCTTGCCAAAACAGAGGACAGTGTGTCAACCTGTGGCAGAGCTACCAGTGTCGATGTCCAAGGCCTTATGAGGGGCAGGACTGTGAGGAGG AACATGTGACTGCACGCTTTTGGAACGAGGACTCTCAGAGTTATGCAGCATTCACGGTCACCGATGATCTGGGTCACAACCTCTTCATCTCCCTCTTCCTGCGTACACGGAGACACAATGGACTCCTCCTGGCGCTcgccaacagcagcagccagtaCCTGCACATGTGGCTGGAAGACGGCAAGGTCACAGTTCAGCTCAATAACTTTGAGAGTCTGAAGGCGGAGAGTGCGATTGATGACGGGGAAGTCCACTTTGTCCGTGTAGAGATGGTGAAGGACCATATGGCACTGTATGTAGCAGCTCAGAAACAGGCTGACGTGGAAGTTGGGACAGTCAATGTCCAAGCAGGAGATACTGTGTATGTGGGAGGTTTGTTGGAGAGTAGGAAGACATCGGCGTTTGGTGGATATTTTAAAGGCTGTATCCAGGACCTGAGGATCAACGACAGGAGGCTGCAGTTCTTTGGGTTGGACAACTCAGTGAGATCTTATCCTCTGGACATCATGGAAAATGTGACTGCTGGATGCTCTGGGGACAACACCTGCAGT AGGAACCCTTGCCTAAATGGTGGGATTTGCTACTCCATGTGGGATGACTTCACCTGCACCTGCCCTCTCAGGACAGCAGGGCGGCGCTGTGAAGAGGTCAGGTGGTGCGAGCTGTCACCTTGCCCCACAGACTCAGAGTGCAGGATGGTGAACCAGGGATATGAAT GCTACGCCAATGCAACGTTCCTGAATGACAGCACTGTGTTGTCCTACCGGGGAAACGGACGCATATTCCGCAATCTAACTAACCTCTCCTTAAACCTACGCACACGAAAGCGTAATGCAGCTATACTCCACGCAGAGAAGGGCTCAGCATTCATCACACTCTCTGTCCAGGATGGTTTCCTCTTCATGGAGCTTCAGAGCACCTCTgaagacagcagagaggaagaggagggagagcagggTGTGTCTACAGTCAGTCTCAGCAGCAGGACAAGTGTTAGTGACGGTGAGTGGCACAGCATCCACCTGTTCATGGCAGCGCCATGGGCCCAAACCTCCCGCTGGACTCTGGTGTTGGATGAAGAAATAGAAGAAGCCAGCACTTCCAGGAGCCGAGGAGGCAACCTGGACTTCCTCAGGCAGGGGGTGGACATCTTCTTAGGGGGTCTGGCCCCTGATGATGGGTGGTCCCTGGCTGGGTGCCTGGGCACAGTGGAGCTGGGTGGCATTGCCCTGCCTTACCTCATCTCCTCTGATGTGAACCTTCCACGCCTGCAGGAAGAGCAGTTCATCCAGTCATCACTGCATTTACCGCTCCTCGGCTGCAGCGGGGGCCCTGTATGTAAGCCCAACCCCTGCCTGAACGGAGGGGATTGCCAAGACCTCTTCAATACCTACAACTGCAGCTGTGCCGAGGGCTGGGCCGGGAGACGCTGCGACTTCTTTACTGACACCTGCGCTTCCAGTCCCTGTGTTCACGGCAACTGCAGCGTGAACGGGCTGGCCTACAAGTGCACCTGTGAGCTTGGCTATGCAGGGGTGGACTGTGATGAAGAGGTGGATATGTGTGAAAACCACCTGTGTGCCCACGGAGGCACCTGTCTGCACGGGCCGGACAGGTACGCCTGCCTCTGCCCTGAGAACTACACTGGACCCCTCTGCAA TGAACGCATTGAAGAAATTCCGTGGTACATTGTTGTCAGAAAAtt ACAGCCTAAGCTGCCTGTTTCTGTGTGCGGCGATGACACAAGAAACTACACCTGCTTCAATGGAGGCAACTGCACTGACCGAGAGCTATCCTGTGACTGTCCACCTGGCTTCACTGGACACCG GTGTGAGCAGGAGGTGGACGAGTGCAAGTCCAACCCCTGTCTGAACGGAGGCTACTGCCGCAACCTCATCAACAAGTTCGTCTGCGTGTGCGACATGAGCTACGCTGGAGACACATGCCAGACGGAT